A window from Streptomyces sp. NBC_00271 encodes these proteins:
- a CDS encoding NAD(P)H-binding protein, with protein sequence MIVITAPTGNIGRHLLSRLLESAPAAGEELRVVVRDPARLPDAARGRVEVVTGSHAEAEVLDRAFEGADAVFWLVPPDASLTPQDAYSGFTRPAVKALAAHGVGHVVGVSALGRGTPLADRAGLVAASLAMDDLIADTGVAYRALANPSFFENLLEESDSIRDKGVFTDTVDADRKAPLVAVADIAAAAAGLLLNRSWSGTDSVPVLGPQDLSPNDLARIMTEQLGRPVRYERQPLDELYTTLVGYGLNEAFVQGIVDMKRAKDEGLDAGIARTPDTTFPTSFEQWCAQTLKPAVLS encoded by the coding sequence ATGATCGTCATTACTGCTCCCACCGGGAACATCGGCCGTCACCTGCTCTCCCGGCTCCTGGAGTCAGCCCCCGCCGCGGGCGAGGAATTGCGCGTGGTCGTGCGCGATCCCGCCCGGCTTCCGGACGCGGCGCGCGGACGTGTCGAGGTGGTCACCGGCTCGCACGCAGAAGCCGAGGTCCTCGACCGGGCCTTCGAGGGTGCGGACGCCGTCTTCTGGCTCGTCCCCCCGGACGCCTCCCTGACCCCGCAGGACGCCTACAGCGGTTTCACCCGCCCCGCCGTCAAGGCACTCGCCGCCCACGGCGTCGGCCATGTCGTCGGCGTCTCCGCGCTCGGCCGCGGCACCCCGCTCGCCGACCGGGCCGGCCTCGTCGCCGCCTCCCTCGCCATGGACGACCTCATCGCCGACACCGGCGTCGCCTACCGTGCCCTGGCCAACCCGTCCTTCTTCGAGAACCTCCTGGAGGAGTCCGACTCGATCCGCGACAAGGGCGTCTTCACCGACACCGTCGACGCCGACCGCAAGGCCCCCCTCGTCGCTGTCGCCGACATCGCGGCCGCCGCCGCCGGCCTGCTGCTGAACCGCTCGTGGTCCGGCACCGACAGCGTCCCGGTCCTCGGGCCGCAGGACCTGTCCCCCAATGACCTGGCCCGCATCATGACCGAACAGCTAGGCCGCCCCGTCCGCTACGAACGCCAGCCGCTCGACGAGCTGTACACCACCCTCGTCGGCTACGGCCTCAACGAGGCATTCGTCCAGGGCATCGTCGACATGAAGCGGGCCAAGGACGAGGGTCTCGACGCCGGCATCGCCCGCACTCCGGACACCACCTTCCCCACCAGCTTCGAGCAGTGGTGCGCCCAGACACTCAAGCCCGCCGTCCTCTCCTGA
- a CDS encoding darcynin family protein, with amino-acid sequence MPAEKTEPPVTAFILVKTTPEWLALTVQQRVDAFTTQVLPAIEAKTNGVRSRFYDTEFYSARVTDVWVWEAEDHHAYQLLIDALRETPFWDRYFEVIDLLVGTENGYARTYGLEPVATITT; translated from the coding sequence ATGCCCGCTGAAAAGACCGAACCGCCGGTCACGGCCTTCATACTGGTCAAGACCACACCCGAGTGGCTCGCCCTGACCGTCCAACAACGCGTCGACGCCTTCACCACCCAGGTCCTGCCGGCCATCGAGGCCAAGACCAACGGCGTCCGGTCACGTTTCTACGACACCGAGTTCTACTCCGCGCGCGTCACCGACGTCTGGGTGTGGGAAGCCGAAGACCACCACGCCTACCAGCTCCTCATCGACGCACTGCGCGAAACCCCGTTCTGGGACCGCTACTTCGAGGTCATCGACCTCCTCGTCGGTACCGAGAACGGCTATGCCCGCACCTACGGCCTGGAACCCGTGGCCACCATCACCACCTGA
- a CDS encoding LysR family transcriptional regulator: MLVSSPDPVIDANLAIALDALLAEHSVTRAAARLHTSPAAMSRTLARLRRILQDPLLVRAGQTMVPTPRAQALREEAAAVVRSLGALLSPGASVDPAGLSGTFTLQAADLVGAALTPGLLQLAQREAPGVSFRIRAEELEAGPGLRDGRIDLEIGSIDHVDPETQVEELVSLRMVAAVRPGHPLTEGPLTPVRLAAAQHVVVSRRGRFTGPLDTALAEQNLHRRVSVVLPSHLAAMTLAARSDIVCLVPAAPPGAAPSPLTYDAGALGLHLLDIPLALPPLTIGMAWHPRHTADGAHHWLRNAVRRTLCTPTAPSEITVADAIDPE; this comes from the coding sequence ATGCTGGTGAGCAGCCCGGATCCGGTCATCGACGCCAATCTCGCCATCGCGCTGGATGCTCTGCTGGCCGAGCACAGCGTGACCCGCGCCGCCGCCCGTCTGCACACCTCGCCCGCAGCCATGAGCCGCACCCTCGCCCGTCTGCGCCGCATCCTCCAGGACCCCCTCCTGGTCCGGGCCGGACAGACCATGGTCCCCACCCCACGCGCCCAGGCCCTGCGCGAGGAAGCCGCCGCAGTGGTACGCAGCCTCGGAGCGCTGCTCAGCCCTGGCGCGAGCGTCGACCCCGCCGGCCTCAGCGGCACCTTCACCCTCCAAGCCGCCGACCTGGTCGGCGCGGCACTGACCCCCGGACTGCTGCAACTGGCCCAGCGGGAGGCGCCGGGGGTCTCGTTCCGGATCCGGGCCGAAGAACTGGAGGCCGGACCCGGCCTGCGCGACGGCCGGATCGACCTGGAGATCGGATCCATCGACCACGTGGACCCCGAAACCCAGGTCGAAGAACTGGTCAGCCTCCGAATGGTGGCAGCCGTCCGGCCCGGCCATCCGCTCACCGAAGGGCCGCTGACCCCGGTCCGGCTTGCTGCCGCCCAACACGTCGTGGTCAGCCGCCGCGGCCGGTTCACCGGCCCCCTCGACACCGCCCTGGCCGAGCAGAACCTCCATCGGCGGGTGAGCGTCGTCCTTCCCAGCCACCTGGCCGCGATGACCCTCGCCGCCCGCAGCGACATCGTCTGCCTCGTGCCCGCCGCACCCCCCGGTGCTGCCCCCTCACCCCTCACCTACGACGCCGGCGCCCTCGGACTGCACCTCCTCGACATCCCCCTGGCACTGCCACCGCTGACCATCGGCATGGCCTGGCACCCCCGACACACAGCCGACGGAGCCCACCACTGGCTCCGCAACGCCGTCCGCCGGACTCTCTGCACACCAACAGCACCTTCTGAGATCACCGTGGCGGACGCGATCGACCCCGAGTAG
- a CDS encoding amidohydrolase: MTDHGADLVIRADAVHILVPGQAPQRALAVRGDRIAALSPDPNGLDHWVTARTMVHDLPGATVLPAFDDTHTHLIYAALGAHDVPVHQARTIPAFLDLIRQRAEVTPEGEWIRTTTNWQELNLAERRMPTAAELDRATDRHPVLVKRGGHNDVVNTYALRLAGISEDTPVPPGGVIGRDADGRLDGRLIDNALGLVERLVPAPDRSQRIDGLRLATSQYAATGIGTVRDCAVTPEDYKVLLAARESGALSIRVRALISALGLTGAAQVEELLDVMEDWRYGSDPWLRVWGVKFGLDGGLEAGATEEPYACDHSFSGTLTWEPDALVEAVEAVVRRGWRVGTHAYGDRAVRILLDVYERVLSRNPGLPAGTLVMEHGGLADPEQSARAVELGIPVTIQQPLLHDTAEVQEGFWGPERVARLFPARGWIDLGAQVSAGSDFPVGQFGAMRSVWGMTTRQTVIGVKGPEHAITYQEALALHTTNAARLCGEESLRGALTPGRFADLTVWDQDPAHCPSDALRDLNPTHTIVGGLVITRADAR; this comes from the coding sequence ATGACTGATCACGGAGCCGATCTGGTGATCCGGGCCGACGCGGTGCACATACTGGTGCCCGGCCAGGCCCCGCAGCGGGCACTGGCCGTACGGGGCGACCGCATAGCGGCTCTGTCCCCCGACCCGAACGGACTCGACCACTGGGTGACCGCCCGCACCATGGTCCACGACCTGCCCGGTGCCACGGTGCTGCCCGCGTTCGACGACACCCACACCCACCTGATCTACGCCGCGCTCGGCGCGCACGACGTGCCCGTGCATCAGGCGCGTACGATCCCCGCGTTCCTGGACCTGATCCGGCAGCGGGCCGAGGTCACCCCCGAGGGGGAGTGGATCCGCACCACCACGAACTGGCAGGAACTCAACCTGGCCGAGCGCCGCATGCCCACCGCGGCCGAACTCGACCGGGCCACCGACCGGCACCCAGTCCTGGTCAAGCGCGGCGGCCACAACGACGTCGTCAACACCTACGCGCTGCGGCTGGCGGGCATCAGCGAGGACACCCCCGTACCGCCCGGCGGTGTGATCGGCCGTGACGCGGACGGCAGGCTCGACGGTCGGCTGATCGACAACGCCCTGGGCCTGGTGGAGCGCCTGGTTCCGGCGCCGGACCGTTCCCAGCGGATCGACGGGTTGCGCCTGGCCACCAGCCAGTACGCCGCCACCGGCATCGGCACCGTGCGCGACTGCGCGGTCACCCCCGAGGACTACAAGGTGCTCCTCGCCGCCCGCGAGTCGGGGGCGCTGAGCATCCGGGTGCGGGCCCTGATCTCCGCGCTCGGCCTGACCGGCGCGGCCCAGGTGGAGGAGTTGCTCGACGTCATGGAGGACTGGCGCTACGGCTCCGACCCGTGGCTTCGGGTGTGGGGAGTGAAGTTCGGGCTCGACGGCGGGCTGGAGGCCGGGGCCACCGAAGAGCCGTACGCCTGTGACCACTCCTTCTCCGGCACGCTGACCTGGGAGCCAGACGCGCTGGTCGAGGCGGTCGAGGCCGTGGTCCGCCGCGGCTGGCGCGTCGGCACGCACGCCTACGGCGACCGCGCGGTTCGCATCCTCCTGGACGTCTACGAACGCGTCCTCTCCCGCAACCCCGGCCTGCCTGCCGGCACGCTGGTGATGGAGCACGGCGGTCTGGCCGACCCCGAACAGAGCGCCCGCGCCGTCGAGTTGGGCATCCCCGTCACCATCCAGCAGCCGCTGCTGCACGACACCGCCGAGGTGCAGGAGGGCTTCTGGGGCCCGGAACGCGTCGCCCGCCTCTTCCCGGCCCGTGGGTGGATCGACCTGGGCGCCCAGGTCAGCGCCGGATCCGACTTCCCCGTCGGCCAGTTCGGCGCCATGCGCTCCGTCTGGGGCATGACCACTCGGCAGACCGTCATCGGCGTCAAGGGCCCCGAGCACGCCATCACCTACCAGGAAGCTCTCGCCCTGCACACCACCAACGCCGCCCGCCTGTGCGGCGAGGAGAGCCTGCGCGGCGCCCTCACCCCGGGCCGCTTCGCCGACCTCACCGTCTGGGACCAGGACCCCGCCCACTGCCCCAGCGACGCCCTGCGCGATCTCAACCCCACCCACACCATCGTCGGCGGCCTCGTCATTACACGCGCCGACGCCCGCTAG